In a genomic window of Gambusia affinis linkage group LG04, SWU_Gaff_1.0, whole genome shotgun sequence:
- the LOC122829799 gene encoding uncharacterized protein C1orf100-like has product MAGSGIAIRLREFRESQDSKELDWTAILPKRTSCLGRDVRGLYPGQVARVHTMNSKDCGTERSSCLQKVQPPESPYFQPSFDVRTLRALSLLRQDPDAWKQRHCQTTYQEHFGLQSAFFPQS; this is encoded by the exons ATGGCTGGATCTGGCATCGCTATCAGGCTGCGTGAGTTCAGAGAGTCTCAGGACTCCAAAGAACTCGACTGGACCGCAATTTTGCCCAAAAG AACATCATGTCTGGGAAGAGATGTGCGTGGTCTGTATCCAGGCCAAGTGGCAAGAGTCCATACCATGAACTCAAAGGATTGTGG TACTGAAAGGTCCAGCTGTCTCCAGAAGGTCCAGCCTCCTGAGTCTCCGTACTTTCAGCCAAGTTTCGACGTCCGGACCCTGAGGGCTCTGAGTCTCCTCCGTCAAGATCCCGATGCATGGAAACAGCGCCACTGTCAGACAACTTACCAGGAGCACTTTGGACTTCAATCTGCTTTCTTTCCTCAATCATAG